The following are from one region of the Phormidium sp. PBR-2020 genome:
- a CDS encoding response regulator transcription factor, translating to MRLLLVEDEPDLGAILQRTLEREKYVVDWVQDGETAWDYLEQGWTQYRVAILDWLLPGLSGLEVCQRLREHENSLPVLMLTAKDQVADKVQGLNAGADDYLVKPFSNAELLARVRALQRRSQPLQPQHLTLGNLTLDYGSFTITATNADGKFEPIPLTAKEFQLLEYFMQHPNQILSRDQIMNHVWSMEASPTSNVVPAQMRLLRRKLRDHHCEGLIETVHGIGYRLQTSP from the coding sequence ATGCGACTTCTATTAGTGGAAGACGAACCAGATCTCGGTGCCATTCTTCAACGAACTTTGGAGCGAGAAAAATATGTCGTTGATTGGGTTCAAGATGGGGAAACTGCCTGGGATTATCTGGAACAGGGATGGACTCAGTACCGGGTAGCCATCCTCGATTGGCTGCTTCCAGGACTGTCCGGCTTGGAGGTATGCCAACGGTTACGAGAACATGAGAATAGCCTCCCAGTCCTAATGTTGACCGCCAAAGACCAAGTGGCAGATAAAGTTCAGGGACTCAATGCCGGGGCCGATGATTATCTGGTCAAACCCTTTAGTAATGCTGAACTGTTGGCCCGGGTGCGCGCCCTCCAGCGGCGATCGCAACCCCTACAACCGCAGCACCTGACCCTCGGTAATCTGACCCTAGATTATGGGTCTTTTACCATTACCGCCACCAATGCCGACGGAAAATTTGAGCCGATTCCTCTAACCGCTAAAGAGTTTCAGCTTTTAGAATATTTCATGCAGCACCCGAACCAAATCCTTAGCCGCGACCAGATCATGAATCACGTCTGGTCCATGGAAGCCAGCCCCACCAGCAATGTGGTTCCCGCCCAAATGCGGCTGTTGCGACGGAAACTCAGAGACCACCATTGCGAGGGGTTGATTGAAACGGTGCATGGCATTGGCTACCGTCTTCAGACGTCCCCATGA